One Asterias rubens chromosome 1, eAstRub1.3, whole genome shotgun sequence genomic region harbors:
- the LOC117287768 gene encoding cytochrome c oxidase assembly factor 4 homolog, mitochondrial-like, which translates to MAGPHKGHDWSRSKKSEEDEEDEEDDPVDGMLKKAGCLELHHAVQDCMAENRDWRKCQKEVAAFKDCVSGKVATATTKQKVETTTR; encoded by the exons ATGGCCGGACCTCACAAAGGACACGACTGGTCTCGTTCCAAGAAAAGCGAAGAAGACGAGGAGGATGAGGAAGATGATCCCGTGGACGGTATGCTGAAGAAAGCTGGCTGTCTGGAGTTACATCATGCAGTTCAG gaCTGTATGGCGGAAAACAGAGATTGGCGAAAGTGTCAGAAAGAAGTAGCTGCCTTCAAAGATTGCGTTTCAGGAAAAGTCGCAACTGCTACAACTAAACAGAAGGTAGAAACTACAACTAGATAA